The sequence CATAATTTTATCCTCCTTTAGCTTATGGTGCTATGTGACTATTACCTGCAACTGCAGCATATATAGTCCCTTTAGCTCCTTTAATAGCTAGATCTCCTTCAAATTTGTAGAAAGCTCCTGGAATAGCTTCTCCTTCTACTTCAATGTTTTTCTCAACGCCCAGATATTTAAATCCTGGGAGGAATTCTTCGATGACTCCTTTAACCACAATGGTTCCGCCAGCCATTTCTCCACCAGTACGGGCTATAACATTACCTTCAATGATAACAACACCACTGTTCATGTGAATTCCAGGCAAGGTGTTTACATCGCCTTTAATAACGATTTTTCCACCGTTCATGTACTCAGCGATTTCATTTCCAGCGTCTCCATGTACGGTAATTAGGCCTCCACTCATACCTCTCCAGTCACCACGGTAAGCAGATCCTACATAGTCGCCAGCATTTCCCATAACGACTATTTCTCCGCCTTCCATGTCCTGACCTACCCAGGCATCAGCATCTCCTTCAACAGTTATTAAACCGCCTTTCATTTCAAGACCGACATATTTATTGGCGTTTCCTTTAATTAGGATTTCACCATCAGTCATTCCCTGTCCAATACGCTTTGTATTGTACACATCACCATCAATAATGATTTTAGGGAGATCAGAAGGTTCTCCTTCTACTTCAAAGAAGTCACCAAGTTTAGCCATCAGGTTACCA is a genomic window of Methanobacteriaceae archaeon containing:
- a CDS encoding formylmethanofuran dehydrogenase subunit C; translated protein: MSEIILTPKEQPTVPIEAANIRSDVFAGKTVDEIKELEIMHGNLMAKLGDFFEVEGEPSDLPKIIIDGDVYNTKRIGQGMTDGEILIKGNANKYVGLEMKGGLITVEGDADAWVGQDMEGGEIVVMGNAGDYVGSAYRGDWRGMSGGLITVHGDAGNEIAEYMNGGKIVIKGDVNTLPGIHMNSGVVIIEGNVIARTGGEMAGGTIVVKGVIEEFLPGFKYLGVEKNIEVEGEAIPGAFYKFEGDLAIKGAKGTIYAAVAGNSHIAP